From Pseudorasbora parva isolate DD20220531a chromosome 25, ASM2467924v1, whole genome shotgun sequence, one genomic window encodes:
- the prickle1a gene encoding prickle-like protein 1a — MNLENSGSFHGAVRQLDMEQKVSKLTFGFQRSSTSDDDSGCALEEYAWVPPGLRPEQVQLYFSCLPEDKVPYVNSPGEKYRIKQLLYQLPPHDNEVRYCQSLSEEEKKELHMFSVQRKKEALGRGTLRLLPRTMLHAMCEHCGENVSGGEMVVFASRAGPGQCWHPSCFTCSTCSELLVDLIYFYQEGKVHCGRHHAELLKPRCSSCDEIIFADECTEAEGRHWHMKHFSCFECETVLGGQRYIMKDGRPFCCGCFESLYAEYCEACGEHIGVDHAQMTYDGLHWHATDACFSCVQCKSSLLGCPFLPKQGRIYCSKTCSLGEDVHASDSSDSAFQSARSRESRRSVKMGKSSRSADQCRQSLLFSPAANYKFPGLSGNADDTLSNKLSQLNFADNHFWRNREEQEAPEDHEEWAEHEDYMTQLLLKFGEHGMFQQPEDTRPNDLWMTDSDAKNKTEPRMPSNAGNGILACKRYKADMYWAQSQDGLGDSAYGSHPGPASSRKLQELDLEHGASFKLEDKQWYSDSLECITDELKQAEQNMRDSMDSLALSNVTGASADGDIKEKQLLYSLQKFSDLDNTSNMGTLNSSVLHRSTNSLKSLTSELERAGVVEEREQEQVIKEDRPNPPHLPVLRRSKSQTKPQQVKFSDDVIDNSRYDELEVRQHPMSERTRRRAHHFEEQDQMRHRHHHRRRRSRKSRSDNALHLVPKEKARMCFKEDHRKHEPNVQHRQPHYAHADSDLHSQAAEKFLRLYGDEDDWCSTCSSSSSESEEEGFFLGQPIPQPRQPRYQYYANELPIGTRTKSKQKRGRKGKNCIIS; from the exons ATGAACCTCGAGAATTCGGGCAGTTTTCACGGAGCCGTGAGGCAGCTGGATATGGAGCAGAAGGTCAGCAAACTCACATTTGGCTTCCAGAGGAGCTCCACCTCGGATGACGACTCTGGCTGTGCTTTGGAGGAATACGCTTGGGTGCCACCGGGACTTCGACCAGAGCAG GTCCAGCTTTACTTCTCTTGCCTACCTGAGGACAAAGTCCCTTATGTGAACAGCCCCGGGGAGAAATACCGCATCAAGCAGCTCCTGTACCAGCTACCGCCTCATGACAATGAG GTGCGATACTGCCAGTCTCTGAGTGAAGAGGAGAAGAAGGAGCTTCACATGTTTAGCGTGCAGAGAAAGAAAGAAGCCCTCGGGCGAGGAACTCTGAGACTGCTGCCAAGGACGATGCTTCATGCCATGTGTGAACAT TGTGGAGAGAACGTCAGCGGAGGGGAGATGGTGGTGTTTGCTTCACGAGCGGGACCTGGTCAGTGTTGGCACCCATCGTGCTTCACATGCTCCACCTGCAGTGAGCTCCTGGTTGATCTCATTTACTTCTACCAGGAAGGGAAGGTCCATTGTGGACGGCATCATGCTGAACTGCTAAAGCCACGCTGCTCCTCTTGTGATGAG ATTATTTTTGCAGACGAGTGCACAGAGGCAGAGGGCCGTCACTGGCATATGAAGCACTTTTCCTGCTTTGAATGCGAGACAGTCCTGGGCGGTCAGCGGTACATCATGAAGGATGGTCGGCCCTTCTGCTGCGGCTGCTTCGAGTCCCTGTACGCCGAATACTGTGAGGCCTGTGGCGAACACATCG GGGTGGACCATGCCCAGATGACGTATGATGGCCTTCACTGGCACGCCACAGATGCTTGTTTTAGCTGCGTTCAGTGCAAGAGCTCCTTGCTCGGGTGTCCTTTTCTTCCCAAACAAGGCAGGATCTACTGCTCCAAGACCTGCAGTTTAGGGGAGGACGTCCATGCTTCTGATTCGTCGGATTCGGCCTTCCAGTCCGCCAGATCTCGCGAATCTCGCCGCAGTGTGAAGATGGGAAAAAGCAGCCGGTCTGCAGACCAATGCCGACAGTCTCTTTTATTTTCACCCGCAGCCAATTACAAGTTCCCCGGACTCTCAGGGAACGCTGATGACACTTTGTCCAACAAGCTGTCGCAGCTAAACTTTGCAGACAACCACTTTTGGAGAAACAGGGAGGAGCAGGAAGCTCCCGAGGACCATGAGGAATGGGCCGAGCATGAGGACTACATGACTCAGCTCCTCCTCAAATTTGGTGAACATGGCATGTTCCAGCAGCCGGAGGACACTAGGCCTAACGACCTTTGGATGACTGACTCGGATGCCAAAAACAAGACTGAGCCAAGAATGCCCAGCAATGCTGGGAATGGCATTCTGGCCTGTAAAAGATACAAGGCTGATATGTACTGGGCTCAGTCCCAGGATGGGCTTGGGGACTCTGCGTATGGAAGCCACCCTGGACCAGCGAGCAGCAGAAAGCTTCAGGAGCTCGATCTGGAGCATGGAGCCAGCTTTAAGCTTGAGGATAAGCAGTGGTATAGTGACTCTCTGGAGTGCATCACGGATGAACTTAAGCAAGCCGAGCAGAACATGAGAGACTCGATGGACTCGTTGGCGCTCTCTAACGTCACAG GTGCTTCAGCCGATGGGGATATAAAAGAGAAACAATTGCTCTACTCGTTGCAAAAGTTCTCTGATCTTGACAACACCAGCAACATGGGCACGCTGAATTCATCAGTGCTTCACAGGAGCACAAACTCCCTAAAAAGCCTGACCTCCGAGCTTGAGCGTGCGGGTGTTGTCGAGGAGAGGGAACAGGAACAGGTGATAAAGGAGGATCGGCCAAATCCACCTCACTTACCTGTGTTAAGAAGGTCCAAGTCCCAGACCAAACCTCAGCAGGTAAAGTTCTCAGATGATGTTATAGATAACAGTCGATACGATGAGCTGGAAGTGCGGCAGCATCCAATGAGCGAGCGCACTCGTAGACGAGCTCACCATTTTGAGGAGCAAGACCAAATGCGCCACAGGCATCACCACAGGCGAAGAAGGAGTCGCAAGTCTCGATCCGACAATGCGCTTCACTTGGTGCCCAAAGAAAAGGCTCGTATGTGCTTTAAGGAGGACCATCGCAAGCACGAGCCTAATGTTCAGCATAGACAGCCTCATTATGCCCACGCGGACTCGGATTTGCACAGCCAGGCAGCAGAGAAGTTTTTACGTCTTTATGGGGATGAAGACGATTGGTGCTCTACTTGCTCCTCTTCATCGTCTGAATCAGAAGAGGAAGGCTTTTTCCTGGGCCAGCCAATCCCACAACCAAGACAACCTCGCTACCAATATTACGCTAATGAACTTCCCATTGGCACAAGGACAAAGTCCAAACAGAAGAGAGGACGAAAGGGCAAAAACTGTATCATTTCATAA